Proteins encoded by one window of Cloeon dipterum chromosome 2, ieCloDipt1.1, whole genome shotgun sequence:
- the LOC135935235 gene encoding glycoprotein-N-acetylgalactosamine 3-beta-galactosyltransferase 1-like encodes MGFCKFNRRRTKSLSSEVDLSFQLTILFLTGLFCGFSYSAYFYSAYMSPLEIESKVQKAPNESLSRLVHKALDLNGSIIEQLFYEMQTQRNQKLFDEVRILCWVCTSANTANRSVHVKATWGRRCNKIIFISEVEDDFLPTIKVDARPGRDGLWAKTVHAFNYIFDNYINDYDWFLKADDDSYVLVDNLRKLLLPYDPNDPDYFGFHFKTIVPRGYMSGGAGYALSREAVKRLVTRAFAGEITKCPNQTADGSEDADLGRCLDYAEVYPGDSRDEKGHFRFYPFVAENYVHPDLSEREWWYWYFIKWPHKGGADCCSKHPITFHYMTPHHFYMMEHLVYNQVMFGVTDVMAAENPGPDNIEQAEQVAKKPTVGSKTTTSSTTSLTEALVESTTAKILTSTSITDETFVQLNQTLAFTKLSKRII; translated from the exons ATGGGCTTTTGCAAATTTA ATCGCAGGAGAACAAAGAGCTTATCGTCCGAAGTTGatctttcttttcaattaaccATTCTATTTTTGACTGGACTTTTTTGCGGATTTTCTTACTCAGCATATTTTTATAGCGCATACATGAG TCCATTAGAAATCGAAAGTAAAGTCCAGAAAGCCCCAAACGAAAGTTTATCACGCCTTGTGCACAAAGCACTGGATTTGAATGGATCGATAATAGAACAACTCTTTTACG AGATGCAGACGCAGCGAAACCAAAAACTTTTTGATGAAGTGCGAATTTTGTGTTGGGTTTGCACCTCTGCCAACACAGCCAACAGATCGGTTCACGTCAAGGCTACGTGGGGACGCCgctgcaacaaaataattttcatcagcGAAGTAGAAG ACGATTTTCTTCCGACTATTAAAGTCGACGCACGTCCAGGAAGGGATGGTCTCTGGGCAAAAACAGTGCACGCCTTTAActatatttttgataattacaTCAATGACTATGACTGGTTTTTGAAGGCTGACGATGATTC CTACGTGCTGGTGGATAACTtgcgaaaattgcttttgccgTACGATCCCAACGACCCAGATTATTTTggctttcattttaaaaccattGTTCCACGAGGCTACATGAGTGGAGGAGCTG GTTACGCTCTCAGCAGAGAAGCAGTGAAACGACTAGTGACCAGAGCTTTTGCTggagaaataacaaaatgtcCAAACCAAACGGCTGATGGCTCTGAAGATGCAGATTTAG gtAGATGTTTGGACTACGCTGAGGTTTATCCAGGAGACTCAAGAGATGAGAAAGGTCACTTCCGATTCTACCCATTTGTTGCTGAGAATTACGTTCACCCCGACCTGAGTGAAAGAGAATGGTGGtattggtatttcatcaagtGGCCGCATAAAGGG GGAGCTGATTGCTGCTCTAAACACCCAATAACGTTTCACTACATGACTCCGCACCATTTTTACATGATGGAGCACTTAGTATACAACCAAGTCATGTTTGGCGTGACTGATGTTATGGCTGCTGAAAATCCTGGACCCGATAACATAGAGCAAGCCGAACAAGTGGCTAAAAAACCTACAGTAGGCAGCAAGACGACAACTTCATCAACTACAAGCCTAACGGAGGCGTTAGTTGAATCAACTACAGCCAAAATCTTGACCTCTACAAGTATTACAGACGAAACTTTTGTGCAACTAAATCAAACTCTTGCTTTTACCAAATTatcaaaaagaataatttaa